From a region of the Nitrospinota bacterium genome:
- the tsaB gene encoding tRNA (adenosine(37)-N6)-threonylcarbamoyltransferase complex dimerization subunit type 1 TsaB, with product MMKILGVDSSIPLASIALLENNRIISETYLEDRAGHSDGLLRAVDCVLSQARIHLKDVGGFAITTGPGSFTGLRVGVSLIKGFVLAREIPFKGIDTLEAVSACVEPTSHPICALLDARKKEVYCAFFKYQGNYRKRLTSDRAITPEELCSNISEPTVFIGNGLDTYSEFLQHELGSRFIDGSKTRSRTVAASAAILAKPFLDQNPSMDLDELKITYVRKSEAEIHLQKKQQLEVGNMKINAELLEKITNENEEFKKLYEEHTVLNNRVEKLNKMKFLSAEQELEKKKHQKEKLKAKDRLEEILSTFQA from the coding sequence ATGATGAAGATCCTGGGCGTCGATTCGTCGATCCCGCTGGCTAGTATTGCCCTCCTCGAAAACAATCGCATTATTTCCGAAACCTATTTAGAAGATAGAGCAGGTCATTCAGACGGCCTTTTAAGGGCTGTGGACTGTGTATTATCCCAAGCCCGAATCCACCTGAAGGATGTCGGTGGATTCGCTATCACCACCGGCCCTGGTTCTTTTACGGGACTGCGCGTTGGAGTGAGTCTCATCAAGGGATTTGTGCTTGCCAGGGAAATACCTTTTAAGGGGATCGATACGTTGGAAGCAGTTTCCGCATGTGTGGAACCCACATCCCACCCTATATGCGCACTTTTGGATGCCCGAAAAAAAGAAGTCTATTGTGCATTTTTCAAGTATCAAGGAAATTACCGGAAGCGTTTGACTTCGGACAGAGCCATCACCCCTGAAGAATTATGCAGCAATATTTCTGAACCCACCGTTTTCATTGGCAACGGACTGGATACTTACAGCGAATTTCTCCAGCACGAGTTAGGGTCTCGATTTATCGATGGCTCAAAAACGAGAAGCCGCACCGTGGCGGCAAGCGCGGCAATTCTGGCAAAACCTTTTTTGGACCAAAATCCCAGTATGGACTTGGATGAATTAAAAATTACATACGTCAGAAAATCGGAAGCGGAAATACATTTACAGAAAAAACAACAACTGGAGGTCGGAAACATGAAAATCAATGCCGAGCTACTCGAAAAAATTACCAATGAAAACGAAGAGTTCAAAAAGCTCTATGAGGAGCACACCGTTTTAAATAATAGAGTCGAAAAATTAAATAAAATGAAATTTTTGTCGGCAGAACAGGAACTGGAAAAGAAAAAACACCAGAAAGAAAAGCTGAAAGCCAAAGACCGGCTCGAAGAAATTCTCAGCACGTTTCAGGCCTGA
- the rnd gene encoding ribonuclease D, which translates to MYITTEDELAILCEKLKTCEVLALDTEFVRERTYFHRLGLIQVAGDDVCAAIDPILISDLSPFLDIIRNPKVIKIFHASRQDLEILVRLTGEVITPVFDTQVAAALVGWGSQISFAKIVQKVLNKKIQKTETYTDWCRRPLSQSQIDYALDDARFLLPVYKKLIQVLTKMDRLSWIEGEFVNLENPDAYGLPDPRRQFLKIKNIRNLKRKNLAVMVELAAWREDEAIERDCLPKAVVRDEPLLEIARILPKKPGDLANIRGFHGKEVGKCGEAIINAIEKGLALAEDQIPEIPEYDGYSTGRGVEELLAAFVQIRSEEIKIEPSVLAHRKQIHDFVKCYEQDKNVEDHFLLKGWRKECIGSLLSSILDGSKALAIGEKGKVKLIAMNDK; encoded by the coding sequence ATGTATATTACCACCGAGGATGAACTTGCTATCCTCTGTGAGAAATTGAAAACGTGTGAAGTTCTGGCGCTCGACACAGAGTTTGTCCGGGAGCGAACCTATTTTCACCGCCTGGGCCTCATTCAAGTGGCCGGTGACGACGTTTGTGCCGCGATCGATCCAATTCTCATTTCCGACCTCAGTCCATTCCTGGATATTATTAGGAATCCCAAAGTAATCAAAATCTTTCATGCATCCAGGCAGGATCTGGAAATTCTGGTTCGCCTGACAGGGGAGGTCATCACTCCTGTTTTCGACACTCAGGTAGCGGCGGCCCTGGTTGGCTGGGGCTCGCAGATATCCTTTGCCAAGATTGTACAAAAGGTCCTCAATAAAAAAATTCAAAAGACGGAAACATATACCGACTGGTGTCGAAGGCCGTTGAGTCAAAGCCAGATCGATTATGCTCTGGACGATGCCAGGTTCTTATTGCCGGTTTACAAAAAGCTTATTCAGGTGCTTACGAAAATGGACCGCCTGAGTTGGATTGAGGGTGAGTTTGTGAATTTGGAAAATCCCGATGCGTATGGGCTTCCCGATCCGCGCCGACAATTCTTAAAAATAAAAAATATCAGAAATCTCAAGCGCAAGAATTTGGCGGTTATGGTTGAGTTGGCCGCATGGCGCGAAGATGAGGCAATTGAGCGAGACTGTCTGCCGAAAGCGGTTGTGCGGGATGAGCCTCTCCTGGAAATCGCCAGAATATTGCCAAAGAAACCGGGCGATCTTGCGAACATCCGGGGATTCCACGGTAAGGAAGTCGGTAAATGCGGCGAGGCGATTATAAATGCCATCGAAAAGGGTTTAGCGCTTGCTGAAGATCAGATCCCTGAAATACCGGAATATGACGGCTACTCAACGGGCAGGGGGGTGGAAGAGCTTTTGGCGGCATTTGTGCAGATCCGTTCCGAGGAGATAAAAATTGAACCCAGCGTTCTGGCGCATCGCAAGCAAATTCACGATTTTGTGAAATGCTACGAACAGGATAAAAATGTTGAAGATCATTTTTTGTTGAAGGGCTGGAGGAAGGAATGTATCGGTTCTTTGTTGTCGTCCATTTTGGACGGTAGTAAGGCCCTGGCCATCGGTGAAAAAGGTAAGGTGAAGTTGATTGCGATGAACGACAAATGA
- a CDS encoding tetratricopeptide repeat protein, protein MKKYTPILLLLAIVLFFVTDHLKLDPSKNKGKVKGENSTPSPTEDHEHSEGSDSDHSDPENIKRMAIFHFNEGNKSLRQEKWEDAEKNYQKALRHNREFQETYINLSTTYFRAKKFDEALKTLQELEQINASNPLLHYNLACYYSLTNQPEASLDALKNAVGFGYKNFQEIQTDPDLESLRTKAGFKAWFLSIQSKS, encoded by the coding sequence ATGAAAAAATACACTCCCATTCTTCTATTGCTTGCCATCGTTTTATTTTTTGTGACCGACCACCTCAAGCTGGACCCTTCTAAAAACAAGGGAAAAGTAAAAGGCGAAAATTCCACCCCCTCCCCCACTGAGGATCATGAGCATTCCGAGGGTTCTGATTCCGATCATTCAGATCCTGAAAATATAAAACGGATGGCGATCTTTCATTTCAATGAAGGCAATAAAAGTCTGCGGCAGGAGAAATGGGAGGATGCGGAAAAAAACTACCAAAAGGCGTTGCGCCACAATAGGGAATTCCAGGAAACATATATCAACCTCAGCACAACCTACTTTCGGGCGAAAAAGTTTGATGAGGCGCTGAAAACGCTTCAGGAGCTGGAACAAATCAATGCTTCCAACCCGCTCCTGCATTACAACCTGGCGTGTTACTACTCTTTAACGAATCAACCGGAAGCCAGTTTGGACGCTTTAAAAAACGCGGTGGGTTTTGGTTATAAGAACTTTCAGGAAATCCAGACCGATCCCGACCTGGAAAGTTTGAGAACAAAAGCGGGTTTTAAGGCGTGGTTCCTATCCATCCAGAGCAAATCTTGA